ACCCAGTTGGATGTCttatcaaaatcaagttttcgGGAGGCAGAGAGAAGTGAAAAGGACAAGTGGTGGCCTTGAGGTTAGAACCTAGTGAAGGAACCGAGGGACCTCAATCAGGGCAAAGGACATGTAGCAAGGGGAAGGATGGTCAGAGGGTTTCCAAGCTCATCCATTGCAAGGAGGAATCTATGTCATTTCTAGGAAAAAGACCAAACCAAGAAGAGTCAACGTCAAGATTCTAGGACCTTTGAAACGTCCTTTTAAAACCTTGAGAAGAGAACCTTGACTGACACATAGGAAAGCCAACATAAATATTCAGATTCCTAGCAAAAAGCCATGAAGTACCAAGCAAATCAGGCATCAACTTTTTAACCCATGGTCCAAACCTATGGAATCTCAAATTGGTAGTAAGGGAGAAGTGGTTTGGTCGGTAAGGGAGTAATTTCTGGTGAAAGGAGAAACTTGTAGTTTTTCCCTTGGTTAgtgtatttgcttggaatgcatgaACCAATGGCCTAACTCAGTTCCTCCGTTTGCATGTCATCTCCCCACAACTTCCTCTTAATTGTCCTTATCAGTCAAGCTATCATCCATTGCATTAAATATCTCACCCACTCCTTTGACTTTCCAAGAAGGCATCTTCCATTTGTAACTAAAGCCAGATACTTTTTGAATTAAATTACCAAACTAAGCTAACCCTCTGCCCAATGAAGTCCTTCAGATTTTTGTTAGAGGACATGGTTTACCCAGCAAACCAAGGACATCCTCGTATGGAGGAACAAGGCCATGTCCATTATAAAAGGAACACTAAAACATAACAAAAGGAgagttctaagagggagaaagaaagaacaaaacaaaagagcCAAAATGAGGATTTCGTCCCATATCCTTCAAGATCTTCAAAAATATCACTTAGCCTCTAAAGAAACTCATACAAAAACATGCAAACATTAGATCTCACTCTCTACCACAAAATCTTCCTCGCCTGACTATCTTGGAAGGAGATGTCCAATTAATACAACTTGGATTTGAGTTCCAAATCCCACAAATCTTGTGCAAAAACACTAAGTCTGTGAGAATTGGGGCCAAGGATCTCTTAGCTGGCCCATTTTTTATGAAGTTTattcatatatatgtatatgttttaGAATGCATATTCTAACCAGAAGGAACTAACAATCATCTAAGAATATTTGGATTATATAGTTGTTCTTATGCAGAACCTACagagataaagggaaaaaacaaaatcaattacaCAATAAGTATGGAGAGAAATCTTGTCGCCTAAACCAATATTTCAGGTTCCCCAAATTAAAGGCCCTTTGGTTCAAGGAACCAGCATTTTGGGTTCCATGGATTAAAGACTTAATAGTTCAAGGAACCACGACTTTATGCTCTGGGAACCACAAGATCATGACTTGGGAACCATGACATCACACTTTAGGAACCACAACATTATGCTCAAGGAACCATGGTATATACTATCCTTGGGGAACTACCACAGAATATTAGAATAATACAGCACCAAAGTTCGGTAGAGGAATCACTACAACATCTTTTCCAAAAGAATCACCATGGAGGAACTACCGGGATCTCTTTCCTAAGGAACCAAGTGAAGAACATCTGGCACATAAAGTAGTTTGCACAATAAAAGATAagctttaaatattttatttttaatctcttttctattgtgaatattatgaattattttttttactcatttcaTAAgaataaaatgtcattttgtAACATTCAAATACTTACAATGATATTTTATTGCTTAGGAGAAAGCACTATTTTGCCTTGTGGAGTTCTATGTAACTTACGCATAGACCGATTCATATAATGACCCTAATAGGCTGCAAAAAATCGGACCCAGTTCACCCAACTTCTACTCCAACCTATTCTCAGAAACCCAAGTTCCCACATCAGCATTGGGTCTGGGaactatctaaaaaaaaggGACTCACACACATTATATGTATTAACATTATTATAAATATCCTTAAAATGTAACTCCCATAGATATCTTGAaatgaacttttattttatttgggggAGGTTGGGattaaacttgatttttttaaataaaaaaaaatacaaaatagagGGTTTTATCACTTTATGGTTTTGTATGTTTCgttgtataatatttttcaatgtAGATATGAATATTTGTTTTGCGGTATTTGATAATATTCATGAAAATGTTCTAGAAatcattttttggtgtttggcaggacataaaatatgaaaactttcTTTCATTGCGGATATACATATCCACAACCAAAACCCATTACAGATCGGTGGCAAAAAATCCCAGACAGCCATTACAGATCAACTACATCAGTAGATCGGCAAAGATCAAGAAGGGGGGATGAGAGTCTATgcgagaaaaagagaagaatggGTATTTTGATCTGTGCAAGAAAGAGTgtggaaaatgttttacaaaataatttcataaaacAATTATACATTTGTGTTTTCTTGTTCAaccgatttttttttattgtggcCAAGGTTTTACAAGAAAATGTTGTCAGCTGTTATGGAAAAATAATATACTTTTGCCCAGTTCGCCAATTTCAGGTAGTGtcaatctaaaaataataattatccGAGATCTATAGTTGATTTGCACTTGATGTTATTAGTTAGATCTAAACCTTAATCAGATTGTTAAAATTCTGGTGCGCAACTTTTGTGAAGTATGTTTTCTTGGTtactattatattttgtattggTACGGTTTTGgtcaattaattttctttaaagatGAGACATAAAATGACtctaagagtccgtttggatagaacttattactgaaaactgaaaactaaaaatactgtataaaaataattttttaatgagtaaaaattactgttcatcccaaaaagtactgttcattggcctaaaatcactgttcatggccaatgaacagtgacatatgcgcatggaaaaaaaaaaaaaagggctggACGTGAACGTGCtgtgctatccaaacgcattctaaataaactgggtttttttttttttcatacatatttttttagataaactttaataataaaaaaacaaataagctaACCAATTGCACACAAGGGACTGCATGTTTTTGGGCTTGTTCGGTGTTGAAGTGACGAAAACCAAAATAGTAGCATCCATGAAGCTTGAAAATAAAGGCACATGTGTAAGTTGAAGAGCACAAAGTTTTCCACATTAGTTGTAATGTAGGTAACGCGAAGCAATGCCAAGCTGTGCTACTCCATATGTGAAAGCTTGCCATATACTCATATCGCGCGATAGAAGAAAAGATGACTGATTTTCataatgaatagtaataaaaaaaaattccattagtTCTAAAAGTTACAATTATTTAACTGAATTATGTAACATATATTTCTTGGAATTTATGTCCTGTTACAAATTTGGGTAGGTGAGATGTTATCAAAGGACCATAGATATGTAAACTCTAGGAGAAATTTTATAGCTCAACCGGTACTTTCTTCATCCTTCTTTTATAACAATGGGTAGGAGAGTGAAATGTTTAAAACCTGTTAGTTTTTTGTGTtaacttattaataaatttttttttttttttaaatctagatTTTCACAGCCGGACAATGAATCAGATTTTCTGTCAAGATCCTTATGCTACGATACATTCACGTGCTGTTGGATGCAAGTATTTCAGTGATATTTTGGGATTTCGCATCactgaaattttatatatattaaaaatgaatgtgaTGTATAGTCCAAGACAAGCTAATGAACTTTGTCCCATTATAATAAAGATTATCGAAAATGGGCAGGCAATGATTtgcaaatctctctctctctctctcttatccaTGAAAAGGAGTTAGAAGCGGTTAGTGTCCTCTCAAAGTTTCATTCATGATAAAGTGAGGAACCACATTTGAGTGGCAAGTAGACTCTCCTACCAAATCGAGCAAAGTAGGACTTTTATTACTAGTGTGAGGAGAGGCCTTAGTTTGGCTTATAGAGCAAGATAAATCAAACATATGGCCACCACCTTTGCTTATACCCCAAAGCACCCAACCATAACACTTAATTCTAGACAGAGTAATCAATTTTATTGCCAATGTAAAAGGATTTACATGCTTCTTAAACAAGAATACATTACAATGAGAGCTGAGGTGGTCTCACTTTTCAACTGAAACTTAATCATGCTGTTTTTGTCACTTAAATATTCTAAAGCTGACACTCCCACCTTTCATATATGGTTGACAAGAATCATAAAATCCAATAACTGAAACTCCTTGCACGAACTCAACTAAACTAAAAACCTGTCGGCCAATTCGCAATTGACAATGATCCCTTCTGCGCCTTCTAAAATACTCATAGGCCTCTCATTAGACTCAGATGACAGCAAAGAAGCTCTCTCATGGGCAATCAGAGTCCTAGCCCATCCAAGTGACACCATTGTTGCCATACACATTCTTGGTTAGTCTGTTTTAACTTTATGAAACTTAAATACCTGCGGCTTGTCAAGTTTGTTAgtctttcaaatttcaagtcaGTACCTCATAAATCACAATTTGAAAAGGGTTACTGAATTTATCTTTTTGCATTATTTTCCAGCTTAAGCACTTGTTGCATTTCATGCTTTCTTATAATTTGCTTATGGGAGTTTATTAGAGTGCATACCCTTTTCATGATTTTTGTCATCAAAAGAGTAGCATTAGCTCAAATTTAACTTACTTATGTTAATCAACAGTTGGTgatgagaagaagaagcatgAATTAGCAAAGAAAAAGCAATCAAAATTTCGCCaggctaaagcctatgtcataTCTGTTCTTGGAGAATTTGCCCAGACTTGCCAGTCTAAGCAGGTACTAGGCTTGGTGATATGTCAAAATTATATATGCCCTActgaaaatatcacaaatactcagtataatatataaatttaacaatgttccaaaattttaataatttcctTCTAGAGTTAAAGGTACAATGCTCATTGATATTCCATTTTCAGGTAAATTTGGAAGCTAGAGTGGGTTTCAGCTCCAGTGTTGGAAAAGGTTTGATTGAGGAAGTGAAATCTAGTTCAGCTgacattcttcttcttcgtgGCTCAAGAAACAGTACAAATAGGTAAGAAATCTGGTTAGTTGTAAAAGCTTTAATTCCATTCCTATAGATAAGTCGTTGATAaactttcttctctctttaattttctttcctcAAGGTATTGCTTTAAGCATGCCCCAGATAGCTGTACATTGGTTTCAATTGGAAAATGTGGAAGAGCTCAACAATATCTAGATACAGATTCTCCAAATTCTGAAGGTacttttcaaaaagacaaatcCAGGATAGAATATGAACTTCTTTAATAGAAAATCTTCTAATGTGTCATTTTTTGCAGAAAGTTGTCAATCGAACTTAAGGTGGTCGAAGGGGAATATTCATAGTGACAGGGCAGCCTCCCTTTATCAAAACCCTGTTTTCTTGGACAAGAAGAAAGAGAACCATTCACCAACAACTATACTAGATGAACTTAGGGGAGAATCTTACAGCACAGAAGATGATACTTCTAGCACTGGGGACACAAGCAACACGGAGTCTCCTCCCCTCACTTCCAAGTTTAAAATCCAATCCAAGACAAGGAAGCAGCAGCTGTCTCCGTGCAAACTTATTGCCTCATTCTTTGGTTCTCCATTAAGGAAAAGAAATGGTAGTTTATCCAACAAAGAAATGAAGCAGCCTTTAATTAAGTGCTTCAGCTTTGAGGAAATCTCCAATGCTACAAACAACTTCCACCAAGGTAATATTGAAAAGGCCTTAAAAGCTTTTGACGATATTAATTGTGGCAGTGTTAGTCTCAGCAACATTTCTTATGGCTGCAGCATAAGCTCTGGCTTTGACTGTTTGTTGTAGGGTAGTTGGGCAATAAAATAGGGACAAGTCACAATAGGAAAAGTGATTCAACTTTCAAGGGATAAAAATAGTAGTGTTTGTTGGCCGTGCATAATAAAATCATTGTGTTGGTAGTGGGACTGGTgagtgacaaaaaaaataaaggaaaagatacAAAGACAAAACTAGGTgagtgatggaaaaaaaaaaaaaaaaagataaagacaaagatacaaagacaaaagacaaagataaattatataatataataaattgtcacacaaatttattaaaataacagTGATTCACTTGCACCTATTATTAACTCATAATCCTATAATTAGTACTTTgaaattagataaatttataaattgaaaagcagtgagaaatattaaatttataattaaatgcaTTGTGCATATTACTTAAATTCtagtatttttctttacttagtAACATCAATTAGTCTATTTGtgagataatatatataattcttatcTTATTCGTAAATCATGAGAAAATcaactacaattttttattttttcaaaagaaagatTCAAATTCTTCGGAAGTCAATGTAGTATTGCCAACAACTAATGTTGCTATTCCAATTCTGAAAAATGCCGATGTTccaattctagaaaatattCATTCCCCAATTCTGGAGAATATTGATGTTCCAATTCTAGAAAATGTGGATgcgtatttgaaaaaaaaaatttcacttattTCCGCCCCCAGCTTGAAATACTGGGTCCATCCATGTTTGACTCTATAAGTTCCTTTCAAGTTCTTGAGACAATTACTAGTATTTTGTGTCAATATTTTGTAGGAATATGCTAGTAATCTGTCATAGCAACAGATTGGCTAAATGTTTTTTCCTGTTTGTTTGCACCAAACATCAGATTATATAGTAGGCCAGGGCGGGTATTCAGAAGTATATAGAGGTGATCTTTCTGATGGAAAAACCATTGCAGTGAAGAGGTTGGCCAAGGACAACACGGATGCTAAAAAGGAGAAAGAGTTCCTCACAGAATTGGGTATAATTGGACATGTATCCCATCCTAATACAGCTGACTTGCTTGGGTGCTGTTTTGAAAATGGACTCTacctaattttaaatttctccCAAAATGGAAATTTGTCCACTGCATTGCATGGTAAGAAGGGCCTCTatttctcttttcaatttcagtACATGcacattgttttgttttgaaaatactacatttttttttcttctaaataagCACAGTATCATTACATTATATGCAAATACCTTCGAAAAAATCAGACAGATTTAAGGAGGAAGAAACGGATTCATTATATGAGAACAAATGCACTTCACCATTTTAGGACAGTTAGGggaaattcaattaattttgcaAGGATTAACTGTTTGAACTATTACCAGGTAAAACATGCAAGTCACTTGAGTGGTCAATTAGATATAAGATTGTCATTGGAATTGCAAGGGGTCTGCATTATCTTCATAAATGTTGTAAGCATCGAATAATACATCGTGACATAAAGGCTTCAAATATCCTTCTTGGGCCAGATTATGAACCCCAGGTGAAGACACAAATCACTTACTGAAATTTTGTTGAATGATAATTTTCTTGACAGTTTTAGTTTAATCCCATAATTTTTTCTTGTGTAGATTACTG
This genomic stretch from Castanea sativa cultivar Marrone di Chiusa Pesio chromosome 1, ASM4071231v1 harbors:
- the LOC142622268 gene encoding putative receptor-like serine/threonine-protein kinase At5g57670, encoding MIPSAPSKILIGLSLDSDDSKEALSWAIRVLAHPSDTIVAIHILVGDEKKKHELAKKKQSKFRQAKAYVISVLGEFAQTCQSKQVNLEARVGFSSSVGKGLIEEVKSSSADILLLRGSRNSTNRYCFKHAPDSCTLVSIGKCGRAQQYLDTDSPNSEESCQSNLRWSKGNIHSDRAASLYQNPVFLDKKKENHSPTTILDELRGESYSTEDDTSSTGDTSNTESPPLTSKFKIQSKTRKQQLSPCKLIASFFGSPLRKRNGSLSNKEMKQPLIKCFSFEEISNATNNFHQDYIVGQGGYSEVYRGDLSDGKTIAVKRLAKDNTDAKKEKEFLTELGIIGHVSHPNTADLLGCCFENGLYLILNFSQNGNLSTALHGKTCKSLEWSIRYKIVIGIARGLHYLHKCCKHRIIHRDIKASNILLGPDYEPQITDFGLAKWLPNKWTHHAVIPIEGTFGYLAPEYFMHGIVDEKIDVFAFGVLLLEIITGRRPVDSLKQNILVWAKPLMESGDLAQLADPKMKGKYDVEQLHRVVLTASYCVRQSSVWRPSMSEVLELLTSGHDSGVAKSWRIPKFTSDELDDYSMVFGYDVPSDISLEDYL